Genomic window (Dyadobacter fanqingshengii):
TTTTTAAAGACACTTTTTCAATGTCCGCATGATCGGCAACTTGTGCATAAAATTGGAAAGAATGGTTTCCCCACTGCGTCTGCGCTTCTTTCACCCAATTCTCCGCAAGCAGGTAATCGTTCCATGTCAGCAAAAGATTCAGATCGTTAAACTCAGAATTGAAAGGTATGTCTTCATAAACACCAGTCACTTTCACATCTTTTTTAATGTCCAGTTTGAGTGTTTTATTCAAAGGATCCTCATTGCCGAAAAGGGCTTTTGCAACAGATTCTGAGATGACAACCGAACCCGGGTCCTTCAATGCTGTTTTTAAATCCCCTTTCAACATTTTCAGCGAAAGCATTTCCGGCATTGCTGGCTGTGCCCACATGCCTGCCTTATTAATTTTCTTATCCCCATTGGCCAGCAAATGGCCGAAATTCCATGACGCCATGGAGGTGTTCTTGAAATCAGCAGAATACTTATTAGCCATTTCTGCCACCGCCGGCAACGAAACCGCTCTTCCGCTGCCAGTTTGGCCATTGAATGTCTGGCTTATGTATGCTTGCGTGAGCCTATCGTAGTTTTTGTGATACTTATTAAAAGAAAGCTCGTCCCAAACCCACAGACCAATCAGCATCGCAACCGCAATCCCTACGGCCAGGCCGGCAATGTTAATGAAAGAATAAATTTTGTTTTTTAAGAGGTTCCGGAATGCGATTTTGAAATAATTCCTGATCATGGCTACGCAGTTTTTGGGTGAATGGTTACTCGCTCCTTAAAGATGTCACAGGATTCACTAAAGCTGCTTTGACACTCTGAAAACTTATGGTGATTAAAGCAATAATGATTGCTCCGATGCCTGCAAGCACATATAACCATGCACTAATTTCTACCTGATAAGTGAAATCCTGTAACCAGCCCTTCATCACATACCACGCGATGGGAGATGCAATGACCAATGCGATCATGACCAATTTCACAAAATCCACTGAAAACAAACTGAAAATATTAAATGCGGATGCCCCTATGGCCTTCCGGATGCCCATTTCCTTCGTCCGCGACTCAGCCATGAAAGCGACAACCCCATACAGCCCGAGACAGCCGATGAAAATGGCAATAGCGGTCAGTATTTTGAAGAGATCAAATAGTTTGGATTCCTTTTCATAAAAGCTGTTGAGCGTTTCGTCGAGGAAGGTGTAGCTGAACAAGTAGTCGGGAAATGTTGCCGACCAGGCTTTTTCAATTCTTTCGATCTGCTTTGGGTCCGCATTTTTGGTGAGCTTGATCCCTAATGTGCCGTAATTTCCGCGTTGTGTGGTGAGTACGCACGGGATAATTTCACGGTGCAGACTATATGTATTGAAGTTTTTCACAACCCCAACAATAGGCAGCTTGTGCTCAGACCCACCGATGGTAAGCCGTTTGCCGATCGCGTCAGCCGGATTTTTGAAGCCCAGTTTTTTTACAAATGCTTCATTAACCACATATTCACGCATCGTGTCTGCTGGCAGATACATTCGACCGGCAACCATTTGCAATCCGTAAGTTCTTATATAAGCAGTGTCCGCAGGACGCATAACGATCTCGTAATCGAGAAATTCAGCATCGTTTTCATATTTAAACCCGGTTTGCCAATTACTCCGCGACATAGGCGTAAATGCGCTGAAACTCATGGATTTTATGCCAGGCTCATTGACTAATTTGGCATACAAACCTTCCAGAACACCCGGATCCTGTGCCGGAATTTGCATACTGATGATTTCGTCCTTTTGAAACCCAAGGTCAAGCGTACGGAAATATTTCATCTGACTGTAAGCGATCAATGTTCCAATGAGCACGATCTGGGAAATCGTGAATTGCAGAACGATCAGCCCGGAACGCAGGCTCGCCTGCCCTCTTCCCGATGTCCTCATTTTCCCTTTCAATGCAAGAATGGGCTGGTAACCCGACACCACCATGGCAGGATAGAAACCAGCAAGAATGGTCGTAAGAACTGTCAGCACGGCCAGAAACGCCATTACGGAAATGTCCGTCACAAAAATGACCCCTTCTGATTTAATATTTAAAATGTTGGCGACACTGGGAAGCACAATTTGCGCCACAATCAATGCGAGAATAACAGATAAAACGGTGATCAGCGCAGTTTCTGAGAAATATTGCCTTAATAACTGCCCGCGTGTGCTGCCCAGCACTTTTCTTACGCCCACTTCCCTCGCGCGGCGGAGTGCTTGCGCGGTGGCGAGATTTATGAAATTCACGCAAGCTGTAACCAAAATAAACATTCCAACCAGCACCATTGCCCAGATCATCCCTTTGCTGATCGTCCTGCCGGTATAGTTGGATGTTTTTGTATCAAAATGAATGTCATTAACGGGTTGTAAAATGTATTCTTCAACCGCGGCATCCTTTGGTTCTCTGTATTTTTTGACAAAAGAAACAAGCTGTTGTTCCATCTTCTCTTCGCTCATATTTTGAGGCAGCATCATGTACATTTGTCCGCCGCCGTATGAGCTTTGCCAGTCGTCCCAGTTCGTGAATGAGCCGTAGCCTTTCAGTGAAGCGAAAGAAAGCATTGTTGTAAAAGGAAAATTGGTGGTTGCCGGCGGGTCCTGGATAATGCCGGTAACTACAAAATTCATGTTGTTTTCAACCCTGATGGTCTTGCCCATTGGATCTGCATTCCCAAAGTATTTTTTTGCCTGACTTTCGGAAAGCACCACCGCGCCGGGATTATTAAGCGAGCTGGCAGCCGAGCCCTTCAACCATTTGTAATCGAATAGTTTAAAATATTGAGGATCGATAAACGAAACTGCATTGCTTTGTTCAAAATGCTTTTTGCGGTTCGGTCCTTCTCCGATTGTGATCAGCGCGCCGCGCATGGCATATGTGCATGAAATCTGGTTTCGTAATTCAGGAAAATCATTGCGCAACGCCGCCAGAGCCGGAAGCGGCATCCCGGTATTAAAGCCTTTATCGACCTCTCCTTTTGTGTGTTTCAAAATCCGGAATACGCGGTCGACATTTTTATGTTGCTGATCAAAACTAAGCTCGTAGCGAACCGTAAAAAAGATCAGAAGACAACAGACCAGCCCCAAAGTAAGCCCGGTAATGTTGATCAAAGTGAAATTCCAGTTACGCCTCAAATTCCTGAAAGAAGTGATAAGATAATTTTTGATCATGGTTGTTTAATGCTTTTCAATGGGAGAATGTTTGTAATCTTTCGTCTTACTCACTCACTCTTCAGCGAATTTACCGGGTTCATCAATGCGGCTTTAATGCTTTGAAATCCAACGGTTACCAAGGCGACCAGGATGGCGCTGAGGCCGACCAGGATGAAGATCAATGGGTTGATTTCGATGCGATAGGCGTAGTTGTCGAGCCATTTCTGCATAAGAAACCACGATAGGGGTGTGGCAATGACGATTGCGATCAGCACGAGTTTTACAAAATCTTTGGACAATACAAACACCAGACTGGCAATGCTGACACCCAGAACTTTGCGAACGCCAATCTCCTTGGTCCGCTGCTCCATCACGATCAATGCGACGGCAAATAACCCCAGACATGACAGGATGATCGCAATCCCGGATGCGAGACTGAAAACTTTGGACAAATGCCCTTCTTCCCTGTACCAGGAATTGGTGTTTTCGTCCACAAATGTTCCCGTGAACTCCGTTTCGGGTGCTACTTCTTTCCAAACGCTTTTCAACTTGTCCATAGCAATCCGAAGACTTTGCGGAGTAACCCTGACAAAAACATAATTAACTGATCCCGAGCCGCCTAAATGCATGGTAATCGGCTTCTTCTCATTTTTGGAAGAATACAGGTGAAAGTCTGGAACCATGCCAATGATCTGGTATTTAACGCCGGCCGTATCCGTTTGAAAATACTTTCCTACCGGATCTTTTTCCTGGATCATTTTGGCCATGCTTTCGGTAATAATCACCCTGTCGAGTGAGTCACTGGGAAAAGCCGGATTGAACTCCCGACCAGCCAGCAATTTGATATTCAATGCTTTGAGATAATCATAATCGATAGAAAGCCAGTCTGTGCTGATATCCTTCTCCTTATAGGTAAATCCGATCACACTCCGGGAAGTGCTTCTGTCCATTCCAACACCCAGATTAACGGCACTGCCACTGATTGCGAGCACATTAGGATCGCCTTCGAGCTCGTTGCGCAGTCTCTGCAACACTTTGTTACCATTGATCTTGTTACCAACAGGAATGCTGATGACCTGCTCTTTTTCAAATCCCAAAGGTTGTGTCCGCAAATGATTAACCTGCTGAACTGCGATAATTGTGCTGCATATCAATAAGCTTGACAACGTGAACTGCGCGATAATGAGCGAGTTGCGCAGCACACCCGGCTTCTTCAATGTCACTTTTCCTTTCAGCACTTCCACTGCATTAAACTTGGACATTTGCCACGCCGGGTAACCGCCTGCGATCAATGTTACCAGGATAAAAAGCCCCAGCAGCAACGCAATCTTGTCCGGTTCAAACATATAATCCAGACTAAGTTTGCTTTGAAAAGTAGCATTAAAGCTTGGCAGCAATAATACGGCAAGTATAACGCCTGTCAGAAATCCAAAAAAGCAGATTACTGCGGCTTCACCCCAGATCTGAAAAAACAGCTGTTTTTTCAACGCACCCAGCGACTTGCGGACGCCTACTTCCCTGGCGCGGATAAAGGATCTGGCAACATTGAGATTAATAAAATTAATACAAGCGATCAGCAGGATAAAAAAGCCGATTCCCATCAGGGCATAAATAAGCGCGATTGGTGCTGCGCCGCCACCTGAAACCTTGGAATTGAAATGCAGATTTGCCATATTTTCAATCCTGATGGCGAAAATATCTCCTCGTTCGTCGGGCTTTGCGCCCTTCCTTTTTAATGTGGTAATGCTTTCAGCAAAGTATTTCTGTGCAAATGGTTTCAGCCTTTTTTCGAAAGCAACCCGATCAGCATTTTTGGTTAATTTCAAATAAACCCGGTGTGAATATGCATCCCACTGCTCCTTGGATTGCTGATATCCGCCAGCGTTTTCGGTTCTTACAAATGCATCGTATTTGATAGACGAGTTCTCAGGAAAGTCTTTCAGCACACCCGTAACCACGTATTCTTTGCGATTGACATCCAGGCCAACTTGCAAAGACTTGCCCATCGGATCCTCTTTCCCGAATATAGCCTTCGCCATATTTTCACTGATAATGATGCTGCTGAGGTCTTGAAGCGCGGTTGCGGCGGTGCCTTTTACAAGCGGGAAAGTAAATATTTTAAGAAAATCAGGATCGGTGAACATGACCTGCTTATCGAAATATTTCCCTTTGTATTCCAGAACATCACTGCCATTCACCACCCTGGCAATGCTCTCTATCTCAGGAAATTCCGCTTTTAAAGCAGGTGTTATAGGAAAGGGCATTGAACCGGAAGCCTGCGCGTTTTCCGGGTCATTGGAAAAGAAATAAGTTTGATAAATGCGCTCTTTATCTTTATGAAAATCATCAAACGACATCTGAAAGTAGGCCGTCAGAAACAAAAATGCGCTGATGCAGAATGCAACGGACAAACCTGTGATATTGATCACAGCATAACCCTTACTCTTCCAAAGGTTACGAAATGCGATTTTGAGATAGTTTTTAAACATCAGAATTTTTGCTAATCGTTGTTTCTATTCGCTCTTCAAAGATTTTACCGGATTTGTAAGCGCCGCTTTAATCGCCTGCGTGCTAACCGTGATCATGGCAATAATGACCGCCAAGGCGCCTGCCACAACAAACATCCACCACTGAATGCTGATCTTGTAGGCGAAATCCTGCAACCATTGGTTCATGACATACCATGTAAGCGGTGTTGCTATCAGCATGGAAATGAGAACCAGTTTGATAAAATCACCTGAAAGCAACCCTACAATGCTGCCAATGGAAGCGCCCAAAACCTTTCTGACACCAATTTCCTTGATCCGCTGCTGGGCCGCGAAAGCTGCCAGTCCAAACAAACCAAGGCAAGAAATAAGGATGGAAATAATGGTAAATGAATTCACGATCCGTGCCGTGCGGGCATCGGCAGCATAATTACTCTGAAAATCCTGATCCAGAAACGTGTAAGAAAATGGTTCACCAGGAACCAATGCCTTCCATTTTGACTCAATAAAGGGCATAACCTGACTGACATTGTTCGTATTCACGTGGGCGATGATGTAATTGTGGTTTTCATTAGCGCTCAGGAAAAAAGCGTAAGGTTCGATGGCCTTGTGCAGATCCTGATAATGAAAATCCTTTACGACGCCGACAATTTCCAAAGAACCGATTCCATTTTCACCCATATCGAAGTCAAGATGCTGGCCAACCGCCTTGTCCACGGGGATAGCAAATTTCCTTAGTGTTGCCTCGTTGACCACGATTTTGTGATTGGTATCTCCTGGAAAAGCTGCTGAGAACATCCGGCCGGCTGCCATTTTGAATCCCATTGTTTCCATAAAATCCGGCGCAACCCAGTTGGTTTTTATCATTCCATCCTCATTCACACTTTGTCCGGGCAGAAAAACTGACATGTCGCTCGGGTTCAGAATGCCGGGATAATAGCTTGTTCCGGATGCCGCAGTGATCTGATTATTTTCCAGCATTTCATTACGGAGAGCAGTATACGCTTGCCTAGACTCCTCACTCCGGAATGGAATGACGATCTGCTGTTCCTTTGTAAAACCCAAGGGCTGCTCTTGCATGAATTTGATCTGACCCTGAATCACCATGGTCGCCACAACCAGTCCGATGGATATCACAAACTGGAATACAACCAATCCCCTCCGCAATGCAGTCGCGGACACCGAATTGACAAATTTTCCCTTGATAACATCCAGCGGATTGAAAACAGACAGATAAAAAGCGGGATAACTGCCCGCCAGTAAGCCGGTAATAAATGCTAATACGACAAATGACGCAATAATGACAGGTTGGAAAAGCGCTGACAAGGACAATGCTTTATCCGCAAGCTGATTGAAAACAGGAAGGGATAAGACCACAAATATGGCCGCAATGATCAGTGCCAGAAATGCTAGCACCATCGATTCGCCTAAAAACTGGCCGATCAAGCCGCTCTTACCCGCGCCCATTACTTTCCTCATGCCCACTTCCGCAGCACGTTTGGCTGAGCGTGCGGTGGCGAGGTTCATGAAGTTGATGCACGCAATGAGCAGTGTAAATATGGCGATGGAGGCCAGCACATACAGGTAAGTTGTACTGGTTGTGCTTGTTACAATTTTATCGATCTTGTTGAAAAGGTGAATGTCTTTGACTGGAAGCAACGCCAGCTTTTTATCAAAACCCGCAATTTTAAGATCCTTGCGGGCATATTTTTCAATAAATGAAGGAAGTTTCTGACCGAATTTCTCTGCACTTGTGCCTGGTTTCAAACGCAGATAATGGTAAAACATGTTGTTACTGGTAAAATTCAGATCAGGCTTCCGCAAATAATCGCCCACCCAGCCCGCATGCAGCGAAACAAAATAGTTGGCATCAATGTGCGATTTATCACCCTGACTTTTAAACACGCCCGTTACGCGAAAATTTTCGTTGTTACCGGTTTTACCGCCTATGCGGATCGTTTTGTCCAAAGCCGGACCGGCTCCGAAAAGCTTTTGCGCAACCGCTTCCGACAACACAACCGAGTGGGCGTCGTTCAATGAAGTTTTCGGATCTCCCTCTGCAAACTCATACGTGAACACATCAAAAAAAGTGGAATCCACATGAATCCCCTTTGTTTCATAAAATGATTTTTCTCCTTGTCCGGGCTGGTTTACACGAAAAAGCGCCTTGTCTTCCAGGAAATTCTGCCAGAGCCTGGTTACCTGAACCACTTCCGGAAATTCCGATTTTACCGCTTGCGCGTATGGTGCCGGACCGCGCGGATTGTCCATTGTCTCTCCATTGGACTGGACATTCTCGCTGCGCAGCAAATAAAGGTCATTGATGTGTTCGTGTTGCTGATCAAAAGAAATCTCACTTTGAATGTACAGCAGCAGCAACATGCAGCACGTCATGCCCACGGACAGTCCAAACACATTAATGGCGGAAAAGAGCTTACTTTTAAGCACATTCCGCCAGGCAATTTTTAAATAATTTTTGATCATGGCTAATCTTCCTTATTAATGTTGATATCCTTTTGATCCAGTGATATCAAATGGTTGAAGAGGATATTTTATTTTTCATAGCTAAATAGATATTCCTACCTAATGAATAATTATACCAAGGTCATTATACGGACATCAAACAGCTGACTATCAGTAATTTAAATCCATTTTAAAACAACAAAAGTGTCCGGTTTCGGACACTTTTGTTCGGTATTGGACTGGTTTTTGTGTTTAAATAATAATTCAGGACCGAAGCGGAAGAATTCGAACTTTTGCTTTCTGTTCAAGTAGGGTTACCAAGCTCCCTTCTTCCAAATAAACAGCATATTGAGCGAGACATGTAACAACTGTTTCTCCGATTAAGTGTGGCAATAAACTTTGGCTTCTGATCTGAAAAACGCTGGGAGCGGAAGCATTCGTAGCGGCTAATATGGATCCGAAATCCAGGTCATTTGTAAAAACAATGTAATTATTCAGCCGCGCATATTCAAAGATGATTGCGTCCTGGTCTATCGCTTTCCCGACCGATGACCAGTGAACTGAATGAATATTCTTATCAGCAAAAAATCCGACCCATGAAGGCGACAAGTTCATGTCAATTAGTATCTTCATGCAGCTAGGAATGGCATTTCAATTTCCTCAGAGCGCCAGGCAGCATAGGATAAAGCTTGTTTAATATCCTCAATTTCAATGTATGGATAAGCGCTTAAAATATCATCAAATGTGCTTCCGGAAGCCACAAGACCAACGAGCGTGCCAACCGTAACCCGCATTCCACGGATGCAAGGCTTGCCCCCCATCAATTTCGGATCAAAAGTTATTCGGTCTAATTTCATGTCTTTTTTATTATTGTGCTTCCCAAATTTAACTAATATTACAAAACCTGCCTAATCCAAAACGTTTCTCTCATAGCAACACCCGTAAAATGAAGCTTATCATTGACGGTCATCACCTCACGAACAGAATTTCTGTAAAAGCCTGGTTACCACAGCATCTGGAAGGCAATTTTTTAAATCACTTGTAAGCATTGCCCAAATTTACCAGGAAGGGCTGATATCAATAATCACTCGGTTTTTAACGATTTTACAGGGTTTGTCAGTGCAGCTTTGATGCTTTGATAACTGATCGTGAACATTGCAATGATAATCGCGGCGGAGCCTGCTAGCGCGAAAAGCCACCATTTAAGGTCGATTTTGTATTCAAATCCGTGCAGCCATTTGTCCATAAAATAGTAGCCCACCGGCGATGCTATGGCGATGGAGATCAATATCAACATTAAAAAATCTCGCGAAAGTAATGATACAATGGCAGTTACAGAAGCACCGAGCACTTTCCTGATCCCGATTTCCTTCATTCGCCGTTCAGCTGTAAACGTGGCCAGACCGAACAAACCTAAGCTTGATATGAGCACTGCAATCGTTGTGAATGTATTGAACAAGGTGGCTGTTTTGGCTTCGTTTTTATAAATTTTGTTATATGTTTCATCCAGGAAAGTATATTCGAGCGGATAGTTAGGTATCATTTCTTCCCAAACCTTTTGGGTAGCACGAATGGCCTCGGCGTCCCTGCCGGGTTGTGCTTTTACATAAATTCCCAGGCTCCAGGATAAGTCGTTGAATAACACCAGAGGCTCAATTTTTTCACGCAGGCTTTTATAATGAAAATCCTTCACGACTCCTATTACAACACCCTTTTTGCCTTGAAAATCAAATCTTTTACCGATAACCGGCTTTTTAAGCAATAATTTTTTAACGGCGGTTTCGTTTAGCACCACATTCTGTTTGTCGGTCGTCCGGTTGTCATCAAACCAGCGACCTTCCGCTATTTTAAGTCCAAACATGGATTGAAAATTGGACTCCACAGCCAGCTGAGAAACGATTGGATTAAAATCTTTTGGCCTTCCATCCCAATCGTACGAACCTGTGGTGCTGCTATTTATCTGCACAATGCTCTGACTCGAAATGGTCACATCCGCAATGCTCGACTCACGCAAGAGCCGCTCTTTGAAAGTTGTGGGCTGTATTTTATTCTTCATCGGCCAGGGCATCCGGAAACCAAAAGCGTGCGCGCGGTCGTAACCCAGCTCTTTTTCACGAATAAATTTCATCTGTTGAAACACAACGAGCGCCGAAATGAGGAAAACGACCGTAACTGTAAATTGCAAAACAACCAGCCCCTTCCTGAAACTTGCACTGGAAGAACCCAAAACATTGCTCCCGCGGAGAA
Coding sequences:
- a CDS encoding ABC transporter permease, yielding MFKNYLKIAFRNLWKSKGYAVINITGLSVAFCISAFLFLTAYFQMSFDDFHKDKERIYQTYFFSNDPENAQASGSMPFPITPALKAEFPEIESIARVVNGSDVLEYKGKYFDKQVMFTDPDFLKIFTFPLVKGTAATALQDLSSIIISENMAKAIFGKEDPMGKSLQVGLDVNRKEYVVTGVLKDFPENSSIKYDAFVRTENAGGYQQSKEQWDAYSHRVYLKLTKNADRVAFEKRLKPFAQKYFAESITTLKRKGAKPDERGDIFAIRIENMANLHFNSKVSGGGAAPIALIYALMGIGFFILLIACINFINLNVARSFIRAREVGVRKSLGALKKQLFFQIWGEAAVICFFGFLTGVILAVLLLPSFNATFQSKLSLDYMFEPDKIALLLGLFILVTLIAGGYPAWQMSKFNAVEVLKGKVTLKKPGVLRNSLIIAQFTLSSLLICSTIIAVQQVNHLRTQPLGFEKEQVISIPVGNKINGNKVLQRLRNELEGDPNVLAISGSAVNLGVGMDRSTSRSVIGFTYKEKDISTDWLSIDYDYLKALNIKLLAGREFNPAFPSDSLDRVIITESMAKMIQEKDPVGKYFQTDTAGVKYQIIGMVPDFHLYSSKNEKKPITMHLGGSGSVNYVFVRVTPQSLRIAMDKLKSVWKEVAPETEFTGTFVDENTNSWYREEGHLSKVFSLASGIAIILSCLGLFAVALIVMEQRTKEIGVRKVLGVSIASLVFVLSKDFVKLVLIAIVIATPLSWFLMQKWLDNYAYRIEINPLIFILVGLSAILVALVTVGFQSIKAALMNPVNSLKSE
- a CDS encoding ABC transporter permease; amino-acid sequence: MIKNYLKIAWRNVLKSKLFSAINVFGLSVGMTCCMLLLLYIQSEISFDQQHEHINDLYLLRSENVQSNGETMDNPRGPAPYAQAVKSEFPEVVQVTRLWQNFLEDKALFRVNQPGQGEKSFYETKGIHVDSTFFDVFTYEFAEGDPKTSLNDAHSVVLSEAVAQKLFGAGPALDKTIRIGGKTGNNENFRVTGVFKSQGDKSHIDANYFVSLHAGWVGDYLRKPDLNFTSNNMFYHYLRLKPGTSAEKFGQKLPSFIEKYARKDLKIAGFDKKLALLPVKDIHLFNKIDKIVTSTTSTTYLYVLASIAIFTLLIACINFMNLATARSAKRAAEVGMRKVMGAGKSGLIGQFLGESMVLAFLALIIAAIFVVLSLPVFNQLADKALSLSALFQPVIIASFVVLAFITGLLAGSYPAFYLSVFNPLDVIKGKFVNSVSATALRRGLVVFQFVISIGLVVATMVIQGQIKFMQEQPLGFTKEQQIVIPFRSEESRQAYTALRNEMLENNQITAASGTSYYPGILNPSDMSVFLPGQSVNEDGMIKTNWVAPDFMETMGFKMAAGRMFSAAFPGDTNHKIVVNEATLRKFAIPVDKAVGQHLDFDMGENGIGSLEIVGVVKDFHYQDLHKAIEPYAFFLSANENHNYIIAHVNTNNVSQVMPFIESKWKALVPGEPFSYTFLDQDFQSNYAADARTARIVNSFTIISILISCLGLFGLAAFAAQQRIKEIGVRKVLGASIGSIVGLLSGDFIKLVLISMLIATPLTWYVMNQWLQDFAYKISIQWWMFVVAGALAVIIAMITVSTQAIKAALTNPVKSLKSE
- a CDS encoding DUF433 domain-containing protein, yielding MKLDRITFDPKLMGGKPCIRGMRVTVGTLVGLVASGSTFDDILSAYPYIEIEDIKQALSYAAWRSEEIEMPFLAA
- a CDS encoding ABC transporter permease produces the protein MIKNYLITSFRNLRRNWNFTLINITGLTLGLVCCLLIFFTVRYELSFDQQHKNVDRVFRILKHTKGEVDKGFNTGMPLPALAALRNDFPELRNQISCTYAMRGALITIGEGPNRKKHFEQSNAVSFIDPQYFKLFDYKWLKGSAASSLNNPGAVVLSESQAKKYFGNADPMGKTIRVENNMNFVVTGIIQDPPATTNFPFTTMLSFASLKGYGSFTNWDDWQSSYGGGQMYMMLPQNMSEEKMEQQLVSFVKKYREPKDAAVEEYILQPVNDIHFDTKTSNYTGRTISKGMIWAMVLVGMFILVTACVNFINLATAQALRRAREVGVRKVLGSTRGQLLRQYFSETALITVLSVILALIVAQIVLPSVANILNIKSEGVIFVTDISVMAFLAVLTVLTTILAGFYPAMVVSGYQPILALKGKMRTSGRGQASLRSGLIVLQFTISQIVLIGTLIAYSQMKYFRTLDLGFQKDEIISMQIPAQDPGVLEGLYAKLVNEPGIKSMSFSAFTPMSRSNWQTGFKYENDAEFLDYEIVMRPADTAYIRTYGLQMVAGRMYLPADTMREYVVNEAFVKKLGFKNPADAIGKRLTIGGSEHKLPIVGVVKNFNTYSLHREIIPCVLTTQRGNYGTLGIKLTKNADPKQIERIEKAWSATFPDYLFSYTFLDETLNSFYEKESKLFDLFKILTAIAIFIGCLGLYGVVAFMAESRTKEMGIRKAIGASAFNIFSLFSVDFVKLVMIALVIASPIAWYVMKGWLQDFTYQVEISAWLYVLAGIGAIIIALITISFQSVKAALVNPVTSLRSE
- a CDS encoding DUF5615 family PIN-like protein; protein product: MKILIDMNLSPSWVGFFADKNIHSVHWSSVGKAIDQDAIIFEYARLNNYIVFTNDLDFGSILAATNASAPSVFQIRSQSLLPHLIGETVVTCLAQYAVYLEEGSLVTLLEQKAKVRILPLRS